From one Gracilinanus agilis isolate LMUSP501 chromosome 5, AgileGrace, whole genome shotgun sequence genomic stretch:
- the TAMALIN gene encoding protein TAMALIN isoform X2, translated as MVTFVCRVHEASPAQLAGLTPGDTIASVNGLNVEGIRHREIVDIIKASGNVLRLETVYGTSIRKAELEARLQYLKQTLYEKWGEYRSLMVQEQRLVHGIVVKDPSIYDTLESVRSCLYGAGLLPGSLPFGPLLSTPSSARSSSGRARDGSDDSVYHTCFFGGAEPPTLCPQAPNQAPPPPPAPRPLLSRSASVKCPGPGGGGGGGSLGQLWTEAREQGLCGPGLRKTKYQSFRRRLLKFIPGLNRSLEEEESQL; from the exons ATGGTCACCTTTGTGTGCCGAGTTCATGAGGCCAGCCCGGCCCAATTGGCAGGGCTCACCCCAG GAGACACTATTGCCAGCGTGAACGGGCTCAATGTGGAAGGGATTCGGCATCGAGAGATTGTGGATATCATCAAAGCATCCGGCAACGTCCTCAG ACTGGAGACAGTGTATGGAACCTCCATTCGGAAGGCCGAGTTAGAAGCACGGCTGCAGTATCTGAAG CAAACTCTGTACGAGAAATGGGGGGAATATCGATCGCTGATGGTACAAGAGCAGCGGCTAGTGCACG GTATCGTGGTGAAGGACCCCAGCATTTATGACACCTTGGAGTCCGTTCGCTCCTGCCTCTATGGCGCGGGCCTCCTCCCCGGCTCCCTGCCCTTTGGACCCCTGCTTTCCACCCCCAGCAGCGCCCGCAGCAGTTCAGGCCGGGCACGGGATGGCTCCGATGACTCAGTGTACCACACATGCTTCTTCGGCGGAGCCGAGCCCCCGACCCTGTGCCCTCAGGCCCCCAACCAGGCTCCCCCGCCACCGCCGGCCCCCCGGCCCCTGCTGAGTCGCAGCGCTAGCGTCAAGTGCCCGGGCCCTGGtgggggcggcggcggcggctcccTTGGCCAGCTGTGGACAGAGGCCCGGGAGCAGGGCCTGTGCGGCCCTGGGCTGCGCAAGACCAAGTACCAGAGCTTCCGGCGGCGGCTGCTCAAGTTCATCCCCGGACTGAACCGCTCcctggaggaagaggagagcCAGCTGTAG
- the TAMALIN gene encoding protein TAMALIN isoform X1, with product MTLRHLRKLQQKEEAAAAPDSTAAAPDQGAAPAPAPAPAPAPAASAGEELYAALEDYHPAELYRALAVSGGTLPRRKGSGFRWKNLNQSPEQQRKVLTLEKEENETFGFEIQTYGLHHREKQKVEMVTFVCRVHEASPAQLAGLTPGDTIASVNGLNVEGIRHREIVDIIKASGNVLRLETVYGTSIRKAELEARLQYLKQTLYEKWGEYRSLMVQEQRLVHGIVVKDPSIYDTLESVRSCLYGAGLLPGSLPFGPLLSTPSSARSSSGRARDGSDDSVYHTCFFGGAEPPTLCPQAPNQAPPPPPAPRPLLSRSASVKCPGPGGGGGGGSLGQLWTEAREQGLCGPGLRKTKYQSFRRRLLKFIPGLNRSLEEEESQL from the exons ATGACCCTCCGCCACCTTAGGAAACTGCAACAGAAAGAAGAAGCAGCGGCCGCGCCGGACTCTACGGCCGCTGCCCCGGATCAGGGGGCGGCCCCGGCTCCGGCCCCAGCCCCGGCCCCAGCCCCGGCCGCCTCCGCGGGGGAGGAGCTGTACGCCGCGCTCGAGGACTACCACCCGGCTGAGCTGTACCGCGCGCTGGCCGTGTCCGGGGGGACCCTGCCCCGCCGCAAG GGCTCCGGTTTCCGATGGAAAAACCTCAACCAGAGTCCTGAGCAGCAACG GAAAGTGCTCAccttggagaaggaagaaaacgAAACCTTTGGCTTTGAAATCCAG ACTTATGGCCTTCACCATCGGGAGAAGCAGAAAGTGGAGATGGTCACCTTTGTGTGCCGAGTTCATGAGGCCAGCCCGGCCCAATTGGCAGGGCTCACCCCAG GAGACACTATTGCCAGCGTGAACGGGCTCAATGTGGAAGGGATTCGGCATCGAGAGATTGTGGATATCATCAAAGCATCCGGCAACGTCCTCAG ACTGGAGACAGTGTATGGAACCTCCATTCGGAAGGCCGAGTTAGAAGCACGGCTGCAGTATCTGAAG CAAACTCTGTACGAGAAATGGGGGGAATATCGATCGCTGATGGTACAAGAGCAGCGGCTAGTGCACG GTATCGTGGTGAAGGACCCCAGCATTTATGACACCTTGGAGTCCGTTCGCTCCTGCCTCTATGGCGCGGGCCTCCTCCCCGGCTCCCTGCCCTTTGGACCCCTGCTTTCCACCCCCAGCAGCGCCCGCAGCAGTTCAGGCCGGGCACGGGATGGCTCCGATGACTCAGTGTACCACACATGCTTCTTCGGCGGAGCCGAGCCCCCGACCCTGTGCCCTCAGGCCCCCAACCAGGCTCCCCCGCCACCGCCGGCCCCCCGGCCCCTGCTGAGTCGCAGCGCTAGCGTCAAGTGCCCGGGCCCTGGtgggggcggcggcggcggctcccTTGGCCAGCTGTGGACAGAGGCCCGGGAGCAGGGCCTGTGCGGCCCTGGGCTGCGCAAGACCAAGTACCAGAGCTTCCGGCGGCGGCTGCTCAAGTTCATCCCCGGACTGAACCGCTCcctggaggaagaggagagcCAGCTGTAG